From the genome of Bacteroides sp. MSB163, one region includes:
- a CDS encoding LysM peptidoglycan-binding domain-containing protein: protein MRTINRIFCSLLLASACSLGAIAQENQSYFLHTIEKGQSLYSISSMYGVTQSDIVKLNPGSDEKIFVGRTLRIPRTAANTQTETFHTIEQGETLYRLTVKYGVSAKAICDANPGLSAENFRIGQVIRIPSASETDVVTTENVTEVAIPTIQGPVQSRCRDMHKVKRKETVYSISREYGISEAELIAANPELQGEDKIKKGTFLCIPYPIAQVEKPAQPQVAPSNSELFSENKKETERFSTIKAALILPFLDVSKSEAARMVEYYEGFLMAVDSLKRSGVSIDLYTYNSGPENASLNSILSKKEMKDMDIIFGPLHQQQVKPLADFAQKNDIRLVVPFTSKDNNVFRNPSIYQINTPQSYLYSEVYDHFVRQFPNANVIFIEASTGTKDKVEFIKGLKDELKNRSIPMKSLKEDATVESLKTVLRTDRENIFIPTSGNNMTLIKILPQLTLLVRDNPESNIHLFGYPEWQTYTKDHLEAFFELDTYFYSSFYTNNLLPAAINFTKSYRRWYGKEMDERYPKFGMLGFDTGYFFLKGLSRYGSELEKNMQRMDLVPIQTGFKFQRVNNWGGFINKKVFFVRFTKNYELVKLDYD from the coding sequence ATGAGAACGATTAACCGGATTTTCTGCTCTTTGCTGCTTGCCAGCGCATGCAGTCTCGGAGCAATTGCGCAAGAGAACCAGTCATATTTTCTGCATACCATTGAAAAAGGGCAAAGCCTTTATTCCATATCCAGTATGTATGGTGTCACACAGTCGGACATCGTGAAGTTGAATCCAGGAAGCGATGAAAAAATATTTGTAGGACGCACTCTCCGTATTCCACGGACAGCTGCCAATACTCAGACAGAGACCTTTCACACCATAGAACAAGGTGAAACGCTCTATCGGCTAACCGTCAAGTACGGTGTGTCTGCCAAAGCCATTTGTGATGCCAATCCCGGACTGAGTGCGGAAAACTTCCGCATCGGGCAGGTAATACGCATACCTTCTGCCAGCGAAACCGATGTGGTCACCACTGAAAATGTTACAGAAGTCGCCATCCCCACCATCCAAGGTCCCGTACAATCACGTTGCCGGGATATGCATAAGGTAAAACGGAAAGAAACCGTATACAGCATCAGTCGTGAATATGGCATCTCAGAGGCAGAATTAATAGCCGCCAACCCTGAATTGCAAGGTGAAGATAAGATTAAAAAAGGTACTTTCCTATGTATCCCTTATCCTATCGCACAAGTAGAGAAACCCGCGCAACCGCAGGTAGCACCCAGCAACAGTGAATTATTCAGCGAAAATAAAAAAGAAACAGAACGCTTCAGCACTATCAAAGCCGCTCTTATCCTTCCTTTCCTGGATGTTTCCAAAAGTGAAGCGGCACGCATGGTAGAGTACTACGAAGGATTCCTCATGGCCGTAGACAGTTTGAAACGCAGTGGAGTATCCATTGATCTATACACTTACAACTCAGGACCTGAGAATGCGTCTCTGAACTCCATTCTTTCCAAAAAAGAAATGAAAGATATGGATATTATCTTTGGGCCGTTACACCAACAGCAAGTCAAACCTTTGGCAGATTTTGCACAGAAGAATGATATCCGCCTGGTAGTGCCATTTACTTCCAAAGATAATAACGTATTCCGCAACCCATCTATTTATCAGATTAATACTCCTCAATCATACCTCTATTCTGAAGTGTACGATCACTTCGTACGTCAGTTCCCGAATGCCAACGTAATCTTTATAGAAGCCAGCACGGGTACAAAAGATAAAGTAGAATTTATCAAAGGTCTGAAAGACGAACTGAAAAACCGCTCCATTCCTATGAAATCATTGAAAGAGGATGCAACGGTAGAATCTCTGAAAACAGTATTACGTACCGACCGGGAAAATATATTCATTCCCACTTCGGGAAACAATATGACTTTGATAAAGATACTTCCCCAATTGACTTTGTTGGTTCGCGATAATCCGGAAAGCAATATTCATTTGTTCGGTTATCCGGAATGGCAAACTTATACAAAAGATCACTTGGAAGCATTCTTCGAACTGGATACTTACTTCTATTCATCATTCTATACCAACAACCTGTTACCTGCCGCCATCAATTTCACCAAGAGTTATCGCAGATGGTACGGTAAGGAAATGGACGAACGCTATCCCAAATTCGGAATGTTGGGCTTCGATACCGGTTATTTCTTCCTGAAAGGTCTGTCGCGTTATGGTTCTGAATTAGAAAAGAACATGCAACGCATGGATCTGGTGCCTATCCAGACCGGATTCAAATTCCAACGTGTAAACAATTGGGGTGGATTCATCAACAAAAAAGTATTCTTTGTACGTTTCACCAAGAATTACGAGTTGGTAAAACTGGATTATGATTGA
- a CDS encoding porin family protein yields MKIKNSIGAALLLAAWALPSHAQIGEQRRNFAVGFNGGININSVSFSPTVRQKSLMGINGGLTARYISEKYFSMICGAQVELNFSQHGWSEFDEDHPELEYIRKMNYVEIPLLAHLAFGRDRGVQFFVHAGPQIGFFISDTRKKNDAWNNYTSTPEQHDKNVENKFDYGITGGAGLELRTKAGNFLVEGRYYYALSDFYKSTKKDYFSRSAHGTIVAKITYLFDLKK; encoded by the coding sequence ATGAAGATAAAAAATAGTATAGGGGCTGCCTTGCTGCTTGCCGCATGGGCTTTGCCCAGTCATGCACAGATTGGCGAACAACGCCGGAATTTTGCAGTAGGCTTCAACGGCGGTATCAATATCAATAGCGTCAGCTTCTCTCCTACGGTCCGGCAAAAAAGCCTGATGGGTATCAACGGAGGCTTAACAGCACGCTATATCTCCGAGAAATACTTCAGCATGATTTGTGGCGCACAAGTCGAACTGAACTTTTCTCAACATGGTTGGAGTGAATTCGATGAAGATCACCCCGAACTGGAATATATACGCAAGATGAATTACGTAGAGATACCGCTTCTGGCACATCTGGCATTCGGCAGAGACCGTGGAGTACAATTTTTCGTTCATGCAGGTCCGCAAATAGGCTTTTTTATCAGTGATACCAGAAAGAAGAATGACGCATGGAACAACTATACCTCTACTCCTGAACAACACGATAAGAATGTAGAAAACAAATTCGATTATGGTATTACCGGTGGTGCCGGATTGGAACTACGTACCAAAGCCGGTAATTTCCTTGTAGAGGGCAGGTACTACTATGCCCTGTCCGACTTCTACAAAAGCACCAAGAAAGACTATTTCTCCCGTTCAGCACACGGCACTATAGTAGCGAAAATAACCTATCTGTTTGATCTCAAAAAATAA